The Lewinellaceae bacterium genome has a segment encoding these proteins:
- a CDS encoding PD-(D/E)XK nuclease family protein has protein sequence MELQQIHNLLRSVQIVVKNERIEKRLKGENFNIFSILNLETKENGTHSAFLGELLNPKGSHLMGNKFLILFLDVIEDNTLDINTTRVMLEKDIGPVVINREEPLESTGGRIDIYLEDHKGNAISIENKINAPEQELQVVRYWNYKEGKNQVYYLTSSGETPSAASTSTLKPDVDFKEITYGDHILKWLAKCQKEAFDNPILRESIKQYSNLLKKITGKMDDRHKEELHNLILSNFEAAETIAANAREARKTLCAEIQKLVLDDLKKEFQDLSGIIVEQGNDISHKNAQIWIRRDDQKSENRLLQFTLESFSGEGHFGGNLFIGILNPPPHDSKFANLPNKLSISRWVINAKEIPAYEGFAINLNDKRTIQKLYTDKKFKAEFVKHIVRETREYFYAQYPNLERFWETKELPQEIE, from the coding sequence ATGGAATTACAACAAATACACAACCTTCTTCGATCGGTCCAAATTGTTGTCAAAAACGAAAGAATAGAGAAAAGATTAAAAGGGGAAAATTTTAATATTTTTTCTATTCTGAATCTGGAGACAAAAGAAAATGGAACTCATTCCGCTTTTTTAGGGGAACTTCTGAACCCCAAAGGAAGTCATTTGATGGGAAATAAGTTTTTGATATTGTTTCTTGATGTAATTGAGGACAATACCCTAGATATTAACACAACTAGGGTGATGCTTGAAAAAGACATTGGCCCCGTAGTTATCAATAGAGAGGAACCTCTAGAATCCACTGGGGGGCGTATCGATATTTACCTTGAAGACCATAAGGGCAATGCTATATCCATTGAGAATAAGATAAATGCTCCCGAACAAGAGCTACAAGTAGTTCGATATTGGAACTATAAAGAAGGAAAAAATCAAGTCTATTATTTAACCTCAAGTGGGGAAACACCTAGTGCTGCTAGTACATCAACTTTAAAACCTGATGTAGATTTTAAAGAAATCACGTATGGGGACCATATCCTGAAATGGCTGGCTAAATGTCAAAAAGAAGCTTTTGACAATCCGATTTTGAGGGAAAGCATAAAACAATATTCTAATCTATTAAAAAAAATCACCGGAAAAATGGACGATAGACATAAAGAAGAATTGCACAATCTTATCTTGTCAAATTTCGAAGCAGCTGAAACTATTGCGGCAAACGCCAGAGAGGCAAGGAAAACGCTTTGTGCAGAGATTCAAAAATTGGTATTGGACGATCTTAAAAAAGAATTTCAAGATTTATCCGGAATTATTGTTGAACAAGGAAATGACATTTCACATAAAAACGCCCAAATATGGATAAGACGAGATGATCAGAAAAGTGAAAACAGATTACTTCAATTCACACTTGAATCTTTTAGCGGTGAAGGTCATTTTGGAGGGAACCTTTTTATAGGAATTTTAAATCCTCCCCCGCATGACTCTAAATTCGCTAATCTACCAAATAAATTAAGTATTTCGCGCTGGGTGATCAATGCAAAAGAAATACCTGCATATGAAGGCTTCGCGATCAATTTGAATGACAAAAGAACCATTCAGAAATTATATACGGACAAAAAATTTAAAGCCGAATTTGTCAAGCATATTGTACGGGAGACCAGGGAGTATTTTTATGCTCAATATCCAAATTTGGAAAGATTTTGGGAGACGAAAGAATTGCCGCAAGAAATTGAATGA
- a CDS encoding type IV toxin-antitoxin system AbiEi family antitoxin domain-containing protein produces the protein MIINNKLKIEALLEKFKHQGIFTTRDVRNFYAEEEPKIPNNTVNWRIYKLVQSGIISRVGRGKYIAGAQVEFKPFLGKKEISITDQLEKHFPFSDFSIWTTDAIQELYQHYSRVKFIIVEVDRDSVEAVFHFLKDNYSKVYLKPTQDMVENLLLHMKDVIVIQNLISQAPLQEIQKTTTVTLEKLLVDLFCEKNLFFYLQGSELQNIFQRAFEKYTINESKLLRYADRRKKKDEIREMIISIKRH, from the coding sequence ATTATCATCAATAACAAACTCAAAATAGAAGCTCTTTTAGAGAAATTTAAACACCAGGGGATATTTACCACCAGAGATGTAAGAAATTTCTATGCAGAGGAGGAACCAAAAATTCCTAATAATACCGTCAATTGGAGGATTTATAAGTTAGTACAAAGTGGTATTATAAGTAGGGTAGGAAGAGGCAAATATATTGCAGGAGCTCAGGTTGAGTTCAAGCCATTCTTAGGTAAGAAAGAAATTTCTATTACGGATCAGTTAGAAAAGCATTTCCCTTTTAGTGATTTTAGTATTTGGACAACGGATGCTATCCAGGAGTTATATCAGCATTACTCCAGGGTGAAATTTATTATAGTGGAGGTGGATCGGGATAGCGTCGAGGCTGTTTTTCATTTTTTGAAGGATAATTATTCAAAGGTGTACTTAAAGCCAACTCAGGATATGGTTGAAAATCTTCTTTTACACATGAAGGACGTAATAGTAATTCAAAATCTTATTTCGCAAGCACCATTGCAGGAAATTCAGAAAACAACAACGGTAACCTTAGAAAAGCTGTTAGTGGATCTTTTTTGTGAGAAAAACTTGTTTTTTTATTTGCAAGGATCGGAGTTGCAAAATATTTTTCAACGAGCTTTTGAGAAATACACCATAAATGAAAGTAAGCTCCTAAGATATGCCGACAGGAGAAAAAAGAAAGACGAGATTAGAGAAATGATAATTTCTATAAAACGGCACTAA
- a CDS encoding nucleotidyl transferase AbiEii/AbiGii toxin family protein has product MISNQSLSPEWIKQVSKNNGKADPGLVEKVIRALLLLEGLVESKLDFVFKGGTALMLLLGSTKRLSIDIEMK; this is encoded by the coding sequence ATGATAAGTAATCAATCATTGAGTCCCGAATGGATTAAACAAGTATCTAAAAATAATGGAAAAGCAGATCCAGGCTTAGTGGAAAAGGTAATACGAGCATTATTGCTTTTAGAAGGATTGGTAGAAAGTAAATTAGATTTTGTGTTTAAGGGGGGAACGGCATTGATGCTGCTCTTGGGCTCTACAAAAAGACTATCGATTGATATTGAGATGAAGTAG